A region of Pseudomonas cavernicola DNA encodes the following proteins:
- the def gene encoding peptide deformylase, whose protein sequence is MAILNILEFPDPRLRTIAKPVAVFDDALRQLIDDMFETMYDAPGIGLAATQVNVHKRVVVMDLSEDKSEPRVFINPEFETLTDEVDQYQEGCLSVPGFYENVDRPQKVKIKALDRDGQAFEVIAEGLLAVCIQHECDHLNGKLFVDYLSTLKRDRIKKKLEKLHRQHA, encoded by the coding sequence ATGGCAATTCTAAACATCCTCGAGTTTCCCGATCCGCGCCTGCGCACCATCGCCAAGCCGGTGGCCGTGTTCGATGACGCCCTGCGTCAGTTGATCGACGACATGTTTGAAACCATGTACGACGCCCCGGGTATTGGTCTAGCCGCCACCCAGGTAAACGTGCATAAGCGCGTGGTGGTGATGGATCTCAGCGAAGACAAGAGCGAGCCGCGGGTGTTTATCAACCCTGAGTTCGAAACCTTGACCGATGAAGTCGATCAGTACCAGGAAGGCTGTCTCTCGGTGCCGGGCTTCTACGAAAACGTCGACCGCCCGCAAAAGGTCAAGATCAAGGCCTTGGACCGCGATGGCCAAGCCTTTGAAGTGATCGCCGAAGGCCTGCTGGCGGTGTGCATCCAGCACGAGTGCGACCATCTCAACGGCAAACTGTTTGTCGATTACCTGTCTACTCTCAAGCGCGACCGCATCAAGAAGAAGCTGGAGAAGCTACACCGCCAGCACGCTTGA
- the aroE gene encoding shikimate dehydrogenase, whose translation MDRYAVFGNPIGHSKSPLIHRLFAAQTGQQLTYEALLAPLDDFSGFARTFFQTGKGANVTVPFKEQAYQLADSLSARARRAGAVNTLSKQADGSLLGDNTDGAGLVRDLTLNAGFSLAGKRILLLGAGGAVRGVLALFLAEQPAALVIANRTVEKAEALAQQFADLGPLFASGFDWLDEPVDLIVNGTSASLAGELPPISASLIQPGHTLCYDMMYGKEPTTFCRWASEHGAARALDGLGMLVEQAAEAFFLWRGVRPATAPVLAELRRLLA comes from the coding sequence ATGGACCGATATGCAGTCTTCGGCAACCCCATTGGCCACAGCAAATCGCCGTTGATTCACCGGCTGTTCGCCGCGCAGACCGGCCAGCAACTGACTTACGAGGCCCTGCTGGCACCGCTGGACGACTTCAGTGGCTTCGCTCGGACGTTCTTCCAGACCGGCAAGGGTGCCAATGTCACCGTGCCGTTCAAGGAGCAGGCCTATCAGCTCGCCGATAGCCTGAGCGCCCGTGCCCGGAGGGCTGGCGCGGTGAATACCTTGAGCAAGCAGGCCGATGGCAGCTTACTCGGCGATAACACCGACGGTGCTGGGCTGGTGCGTGATTTGACGCTGAATGCCGGCTTTTCCCTGGCGGGTAAACGCATACTTCTGCTCGGTGCCGGCGGTGCGGTGCGTGGGGTCTTGGCGCTGTTCCTGGCCGAGCAGCCGGCGGCACTGGTGATCGCCAATCGCACGGTGGAAAAAGCCGAAGCGTTGGCGCAGCAGTTCGCCGATCTCGGGCCGCTGTTTGCCAGCGGTTTCGACTGGTTGGACGAGCCGGTGGACCTGATCGTCAACGGCACCTCGGCCAGTCTGGCCGGCGAGTTGCCGCCGATCTCGGCGAGCCTGATTCAGCCTGGGCATACCCTGTGCTACGACATGATGTACGGCAAGGAGCCGACGACGTTCTGTCGTTGGGCCAGCGAGCACGGCGCGGCTCGCGCACTGGATGGCCTCGGCATGCTGGTCGAACAGGCCGCTGAAGCCTTCTTCCTCTGGCGCGGCGTGCGCCCAGCCACGGCGCCGGTATTGGCCGAACTGCGCCGCCTTCTGGCGTAA
- a CDS encoding LysM peptidoglycan-binding domain-containing protein — MRKSLLALLLLAASGLAQAEVQLKDGHPDRYTVVKGDTLWDISGKFLREPWKWPEIWHANPQVENPHLIYPGDQLSLVYIDGQPRLMLNRGASRGTIKLSPQVRSTPMAQAIPTIPLEAINSFLISNRIIDTPEQFQGAPYIVAGTAERVVSGTGDRVYARGSFDETRPVYGIFRQGKTYTDPDTEEFLGINADDIGGGEVVAEEGDVATMNLTRTTQEVRNGDRLFPTEERAVNSTFMPSAPAKEVKGLILDVPRGVTQIGQFDVVTLNKGRRDGLTEGNVLAVYKTGETVRDRITGELVKIPDERAGLLMVFRTYDKLSYGLVLGATRQLAVMDKVQNP; from the coding sequence ATGAGGAAATCACTACTCGCCCTGCTACTCCTTGCCGCCAGTGGCTTGGCTCAGGCCGAAGTGCAGCTCAAGGATGGCCATCCGGACCGCTATACCGTGGTCAAGGGCGATACCCTCTGGGATATTTCCGGTAAATTCCTGCGTGAACCGTGGAAGTGGCCAGAAATCTGGCACGCTAACCCGCAAGTGGAAAACCCCCATCTGATCTACCCCGGCGACCAGCTCAGCCTGGTCTACATCGACGGCCAGCCGCGCTTGATGCTCAATCGCGGTGCGTCGCGCGGCACCATCAAGCTGTCGCCGCAAGTGCGCAGCACGCCGATGGCGCAAGCGATTCCGACTATCCCGCTGGAGGCGATCAACAGCTTCCTGATCAGCAACCGCATCATCGACACGCCTGAGCAGTTCCAGGGCGCGCCCTACATCGTGGCCGGCACTGCCGAGCGTGTCGTCAGTGGCACCGGTGACCGCGTGTATGCGCGCGGCAGCTTCGATGAAACACGTCCGGTCTACGGCATCTTCCGCCAGGGCAAGACCTACACCGATCCGGACACCGAAGAGTTTCTCGGGATAAATGCCGACGATATCGGCGGTGGCGAAGTGGTTGCCGAAGAAGGCGATGTGGCGACCATGAACCTGACCCGCACCACGCAGGAAGTGCGTAATGGCGATCGGCTGTTCCCCACCGAAGAGCGGGCCGTGAACTCGACCTTTATGCCGAGTGCGCCGGCTAAAGAAGTGAAAGGCTTGATCCTCGATGTGCCACGCGGCGTAACGCAGATCGGTCAGTTCGACGTGGTGACCCTGAACAAGGGCAGACGCGATGGGCTTACCGAAGGTAATGTGCTGGCGGTGTACAAAACTGGGGAAACCGTGCGCGATCGCATCACCGGCGAGTTGGTGAAGATTCCCGACGAGCGTGCCGGCCTGCTGATGGTATTCCGCACCTACGACAAACTGAGTTATGGCTTGGTGCTGGGCGCCACTCGCCAACTGGCCGTGATGGATAAGGTGCAGAACCCATAA
- a CDS encoding NADPH:quinone reductase gives MAKRIQFATHGGPEVLDYVDYTPAEPGPLEVRVQNKAIGLNFIDTYFRSGLYAPPALPSSLGTEGAGVVEAVGSAVTHLHVGDRVAYATGPLGAYSELHVLPAEKLVKLPDSISFEQAASVMLKGLTVQYLLRQTYPLKGGETILFHAAAGGVGSLACQWAKALGVKLIGTVGSPAKAERAKALGAWATIDYSRENVVARVRELTDGQKCPVVYDSVGKDTWETSLDCVAPRGLLVSFGNSSGPVSGVNLGILAQKGSLFVTRPTLAGYADSPAHLQAMADELFAMIGSGKIQLQINQRFALSEAAEAHRALTGRQTSGSTILLP, from the coding sequence ATGGCCAAGCGCATCCAATTCGCCACGCACGGCGGCCCCGAAGTGCTCGACTACGTCGACTACACCCCCGCCGAGCCGGGCCCACTGGAAGTCCGGGTACAGAACAAGGCGATCGGCCTGAACTTTATCGATACCTATTTTCGCAGTGGCCTCTACGCACCGCCGGCCTTGCCCTCCAGCCTGGGTACCGAAGGTGCCGGGGTGGTAGAGGCGGTGGGCAGCGCCGTGACCCATTTGCACGTCGGTGACCGCGTGGCCTACGCCACCGGCCCGTTGGGCGCCTACAGCGAGCTGCATGTGCTACCGGCGGAGAAGCTGGTCAAGCTGCCGGACAGCATCAGCTTTGAGCAGGCCGCCAGCGTGATGCTCAAAGGCCTGACCGTGCAGTACCTGCTGCGCCAGACCTATCCGCTCAAAGGCGGCGAAACCATTCTGTTCCATGCCGCGGCTGGCGGGGTCGGCAGCCTGGCCTGCCAGTGGGCCAAAGCCCTCGGCGTGAAGCTGATCGGCACTGTCGGCTCACCCGCCAAAGCCGAACGGGCCAAGGCTCTTGGCGCCTGGGCGACCATCGACTACAGCCGCGAGAACGTGGTCGCACGCGTGCGAGAATTGACCGATGGGCAGAAGTGCCCGGTGGTCTACGACTCGGTCGGCAAGGACACCTGGGAAACCTCGCTGGACTGCGTCGCACCGCGCGGCCTGCTGGTCAGCTTCGGCAATTCCTCCGGGCCGGTCAGCGGGGTGAACCTCGGCATCCTCGCGCAAAAAGGCTCACTGTTCGTCACCCGCCCGACCTTGGCCGGCTACGCCGACAGCCCGGCACACTTGCAGGCGATGGCCGACGAGCTGTTCGCGATGATTGGCAGCGGCAAGATTCAGCTGCAGATCAACCAACGCTTCGCCTTGAGCGAAGCTGCCGAAGCCCATCGCGCACTGACAGGGCGGCAGACCAGTGGGTCGACCATCTTGCTGCCGTAG
- the hemF gene encoding oxygen-dependent coproporphyrinogen oxidase — MSDRTAAVKAYLLDLQDRICAALESEDGSARFVEDAWQRPAGGGGRTRVIENGALLEKGGVNFSHVFGSGLPPSASAHRPELAGRGFEALGVSLVMHPENPHVPTAHANVRFFIAEKEGEEPVWWFGGGFDLTPYYAVEEDCVHWHRIAERACAPFGAEVYPRYKAWCDRYFHIKHRNEPRGVGGLFFDDLNEWDFDTSFAFMRAIGDAFIEAYLPIVQKRKATPFTEQQREFQAFRRGRYVEFNLVYDRGTLFGLQSGGRTESILMSLPPQVRWGYDWKPTPGSEEARLTEYFLTDRDWLAEAQ; from the coding sequence GTGAGTGACCGTACCGCGGCCGTGAAGGCCTATCTGCTTGACCTGCAAGACCGTATCTGTGCCGCGTTGGAAAGCGAAGACGGTAGCGCTCGATTCGTTGAAGACGCCTGGCAGCGCCCGGCCGGCGGCGGCGGGCGCACGCGGGTGATCGAGAATGGTGCGCTGCTGGAAAAAGGCGGAGTGAACTTCTCCCACGTATTTGGCAGCGGCCTGCCGCCGTCGGCCAGTGCCCACCGGCCGGAGCTGGCCGGGCGTGGCTTCGAGGCCCTCGGCGTGTCGCTGGTGATGCACCCGGAAAACCCCCATGTGCCGACCGCCCACGCCAACGTGCGCTTCTTTATCGCCGAGAAGGAAGGCGAAGAGCCGGTCTGGTGGTTCGGCGGCGGCTTCGACCTGACGCCCTACTACGCCGTCGAGGAAGACTGCGTGCACTGGCACCGCATCGCCGAGCGGGCCTGCGCGCCGTTCGGCGCCGAGGTTTATCCGCGCTACAAAGCCTGGTGCGATCGCTACTTCCACATCAAGCACCGCAATGAACCGCGCGGCGTCGGCGGCCTGTTCTTCGATGACCTCAACGAGTGGGATTTCGACACCAGCTTCGCCTTTATGCGCGCCATCGGTGATGCCTTTATCGAGGCCTACCTGCCGATCGTTCAAAAGCGCAAAGCCACGCCCTTTACCGAGCAACAGCGCGAGTTCCAGGCCTTCCGCCGTGGCCGTTATGTCGAGTTCAACCTGGTCTATGACCGCGGCACGCTGTTCGGCCTGCAATCCGGCGGGCGCACCGAGTCGATCCTGATGTCGCTGCCGCCGCAGGTGCGCTGGGGTTATGACTGGAAGCCCACACCCGGCAGCGAAGAAGCGCGGCTGACCGAATATTTCCTCACCGACCGCGATTGGTTGGCCGAGGCGCAATAG
- the choX gene encoding choline ABC transporter substrate-binding protein: protein MNRINALLAGGLLLAATTFQAQAEDTSCSTVKMADPGWSDIAVTNGITAFLLDGMGYKSKIDTLAVPIIFGGLKDGLVDVFMGNWMPAQQAHYDKFVKSGDVVQLAKNLDGTEFTLAVPDYVWNAGVKDYADLSKFADKFDKKIYGIGSGAPANQSLQEIISKNEFDLGQWKLVESSEQAMLSEVGRAVKRERFITFLGWTPHPMNVQFKMKYLTGGEKHFGASGSVYTLTRKGFAQACPNVGLLLSNLRFTQEMENSIMAAALTKKGSTAEAVQAWIKANPQVLEQWLQGVKTLDGGEALAALKTKL, encoded by the coding sequence ATGAACAGAATCAACGCACTGCTGGCCGGCGGCTTGCTGCTGGCTGCCACCACGTTCCAGGCACAGGCCGAGGACACCAGTTGCAGCACGGTGAAGATGGCCGACCCGGGCTGGAGCGATATCGCCGTGACCAACGGCATTACCGCGTTCCTGCTCGATGGCATGGGCTACAAGAGCAAGATCGACACCCTCGCCGTGCCGATCATTTTCGGTGGCCTGAAGGATGGTCTGGTCGATGTCTTCATGGGTAACTGGATGCCCGCGCAACAGGCCCACTACGACAAGTTCGTGAAGAGCGGCGATGTCGTGCAACTGGCGAAGAACCTCGATGGCACCGAGTTCACCCTGGCCGTGCCGGACTATGTCTGGAATGCCGGCGTGAAGGATTACGCGGACCTGAGCAAATTCGCCGACAAGTTCGACAAGAAGATCTATGGCATCGGCTCAGGCGCTCCAGCGAACCAGTCGCTGCAGGAAATCATCAGCAAGAACGAGTTCGACCTCGGGCAGTGGAAACTGGTGGAATCCAGCGAGCAGGCGATGCTCTCGGAAGTCGGCCGCGCGGTTAAACGCGAGCGTTTCATCACCTTCCTCGGCTGGACCCCGCACCCGATGAACGTGCAATTCAAAATGAAATACCTGACCGGCGGCGAGAAACACTTCGGTGCCAGCGGCAGCGTCTATACGTTGACACGCAAGGGTTTCGCGCAGGCCTGCCCGAATGTCGGCCTGCTGCTAAGCAATCTACGCTTCACCCAAGAGATGGAGAACAGCATCATGGCCGCGGCGCTGACGAAGAAGGGCAGCACCGCCGAGGCGGTGCAGGCTTGGATCAAGGCCAATCCGCAAGTGCTGGAGCAGTGGCTGCAAGGGGTGAAGACCCTCGACGGCGGCGAAGCCTTGGCGGCGCTGAAGACCAAGCTATAA
- the dprA gene encoding DNA-processing protein DprA, with the protein MSLVSPAELEARLRLHCLPELGPRRFRKLLAAFGSASSALSAPATAWRALGLPAACAQPRRSAEIRERAAATLAWLEQPGQHLLMWDDLHYPALLAELADAPPLLFVAGDPGILEQPQLAMVGSRRASKPGLDTAQAFARSLAGGGFVITSGLALGIDGAAHQGALDVGGKTVAVLGTGLERLYPQRHLRLAAAIREQAGALVSEFPLDCPPQASNFPRRNRIISGLSLGVLVVEASPSSGSLITARLALEQGREVYAIPGSIHHPGARGCHQLIRDGAILVENVEHILEALRGWQVLPPAAGTEPVTPAPATHPLLQLLYAAPHSSEALAAACGWPLPHVLAALTELELEGRVACEGGRWVGR; encoded by the coding sequence ATGTCACTCGTCTCTCCCGCCGAGCTGGAGGCCCGCCTCCGTCTGCATTGCCTGCCCGAACTTGGGCCTCGGCGTTTTCGCAAATTACTCGCCGCCTTTGGCAGCGCCTCTTCTGCCCTCAGCGCGCCAGCCACTGCCTGGCGCGCCTTGGGTTTACCGGCAGCCTGTGCGCAGCCGCGGCGCAGTGCCGAGATCCGCGAGCGGGCCGCGGCCACCTTGGCCTGGCTCGAGCAACCCGGCCAGCATCTGTTGATGTGGGACGATCTGCATTACCCCGCGCTGTTGGCCGAACTGGCGGATGCCCCGCCGCTGCTGTTCGTGGCCGGTGATCCGGGCATTCTGGAGCAGCCGCAACTGGCGATGGTCGGCAGTCGCCGTGCTTCAAAGCCCGGCTTGGACACTGCGCAGGCCTTCGCGCGGAGTCTGGCTGGCGGCGGTTTCGTGATTACCAGTGGTCTGGCACTGGGTATCGACGGCGCGGCCCATCAAGGCGCGCTGGATGTCGGCGGAAAAACCGTCGCGGTACTCGGCACGGGGTTGGAGCGCCTCTATCCGCAACGGCATCTGCGTTTGGCGGCGGCGATTCGCGAGCAAGCCGGCGCGCTGGTGTCCGAGTTCCCGTTGGACTGCCCGCCACAAGCGAGTAATTTTCCCCGGCGCAATCGGATCATCAGCGGCCTTTCGCTTGGCGTGCTGGTGGTTGAGGCGAGTCCGTCAAGCGGCTCCTTGATCACTGCGCGCCTGGCGCTTGAGCAGGGTCGCGAGGTCTATGCGATTCCGGGGTCGATCCACCATCCGGGTGCACGCGGTTGCCATCAACTGATACGTGACGGCGCCATTCTGGTGGAGAACGTCGAGCATATCCTGGAGGCGCTACGCGGCTGGCAAGTCTTGCCGCCGGCCGCCGGCACAGAGCCAGTGACGCCTGCGCCCGCTACGCATCCGTTGCTGCAACTGCTGTATGCCGCGCCCCATAGCAGCGAGGCGCTTGCTGCTGCGTGCGGCTGGCCGTTGCCGCACGTGTTGGCGGCGCTAACCGAGTTGGAGCTGGAGGGCCGGGTGGCCTGCGAGGGTGGGCGCTGGGTGGGCCGCTAG
- a CDS encoding SulP family inorganic anion transporter → MRWPDRLTLLPFLAWLPQQSLRSVSLDLLSGLSGAILALPQSIAYALIAGLPAEYGLYAAIVPVLIACLWGSSWHLICGPTAAISIVLFTSVSPLALPGSADYIELILLLTFLAGMFQWLLGLLRFGSLVNFVSQSVVLGFSAGAAVVIAIGQLPNLLGLEIPSQATALASLLKLGQQLPNMDWASCLVAAFSLLTSLLLRRFWPRAPALLLGILAGSLAVWALPRFSANVPLVSAFSGQLPPFSPLSLDPATMLRLLPTAVACGMLGLVTSLSIARSLASTSQQLLNANQEIRAQGLSNMLGAWFSGYLSAGSFTRSALNLQAGAHSPLAGVFSALLVALFAVLGAGLIAHIPLPSMAAIILLICWGLIDFQGIRALYRVSRSEFLVMTLTFLATLLLELQTAIYAGVLASLFFYLKRTSQPRVQQWREGEEELLRVEGSIFFGACHYLQLRLQRSHGQRVVIEAQHINFIDYAGVAMLHQEARRLLAQGRSLTLRRARAQVIEELHKLEGPEYCPIRFEA, encoded by the coding sequence ATGCGCTGGCCCGACCGCTTGACCCTGCTGCCTTTTCTCGCTTGGTTGCCGCAGCAGAGCCTGCGCAGTGTGAGCCTCGATCTGCTGAGCGGGCTGAGCGGTGCGATCCTTGCCCTGCCGCAATCCATCGCCTACGCACTGATCGCCGGGTTGCCGGCCGAATACGGCCTGTACGCGGCCATAGTGCCGGTGCTGATCGCCTGCCTGTGGGGCTCGTCCTGGCATTTGATCTGTGGGCCGACGGCGGCGATTTCCATCGTCCTGTTTACCAGCGTCAGCCCGCTGGCGCTGCCGGGCAGTGCCGACTACATCGAGCTGATTCTGCTGCTGACCTTTCTCGCCGGGATGTTCCAGTGGCTGCTCGGCCTGCTGCGCTTCGGCTCGCTGGTTAACTTCGTCTCACAGTCGGTGGTGCTCGGGTTTAGCGCAGGCGCGGCCGTGGTGATCGCCATCGGCCAGTTGCCCAACCTGCTCGGCCTCGAGATCCCCAGCCAGGCGACCGCCCTTGCGAGCCTGCTCAAACTCGGTCAGCAGCTGCCGAACATGGATTGGGCCTCCTGTCTGGTCGCCGCCTTTAGCCTGCTCACCAGCCTCTTGCTGCGGCGCTTCTGGCCACGGGCGCCGGCCTTGCTGCTGGGCATTCTGGCCGGCAGCCTGGCGGTCTGGGCCTTGCCCCGGTTCAGTGCCAACGTGCCCCTGGTCAGCGCCTTCAGTGGCCAGCTACCGCCGTTTAGCCCGTTGTCGCTCGACCCAGCCACCATGCTGCGGCTGCTGCCCACGGCAGTGGCCTGCGGCATGCTCGGGCTGGTCACCAGCTTGTCGATCGCCCGCAGCCTGGCCAGCACGTCGCAGCAGCTGCTCAACGCCAATCAGGAAATTCGCGCCCAGGGGCTGTCGAATATGCTCGGCGCCTGGTTTTCCGGCTATCTCTCGGCCGGTTCCTTCACCCGCTCGGCGCTGAACCTGCAAGCAGGCGCCCACTCGCCCTTGGCCGGGGTGTTTTCCGCGCTACTGGTGGCGCTGTTCGCCGTGCTGGGCGCCGGCCTGATCGCGCATATCCCGCTGCCAAGCATGGCCGCGATCATCCTCTTGATCTGCTGGGGGCTGATCGACTTTCAAGGCATCCGCGCGCTGTATCGGGTCAGCCGCTCGGAATTTCTGGTGATGACCCTGACCTTCCTCGCCACCCTGCTGCTGGAGTTGCAAACGGCGATCTACGCCGGGGTGCTGGCGTCGCTGTTCTTCTACCTGAAACGCACCTCGCAGCCGCGCGTGCAGCAGTGGCGTGAAGGCGAAGAGGAACTGCTGCGGGTGGAGGGGTCGATCTTCTTTGGCGCCTGCCACTATCTGCAGCTGCGCTTGCAGCGCAGCCACGGCCAGCGAGTGGTCATCGAGGCGCAGCACATCAACTTCATCGACTACGCCGGTGTGGCCATGCTCCACCAAGAAGCTCGGCGCCTGCTCGCGCAGGGCCGCAGCCTGACGTTGAGGCGGGCCAGAGCGCAGGTGATCGAAGAGCTGCACAAGCTGGAAGGGCCAGAGTATTGCCCGATCCGTTTCGAAGCGTAG
- a CDS encoding L-threonylcarbamoyladenylate synthase — MVSSWRVQQVARVVRNGGVIAYPTEAVWGLGCDPWNAEAVERLLALKVRPIDKGLILVADSIGQFDFLLEDFPELWLDRLASTWPGPNTWLVPHQNRLPAWITGQHNSVALRVSGHPLVRELCALTGPLVSTSANPAGRPPARTRLRIQQYFPGQLDAVLAGPLGGRKNPSVIRDLVSGQVVRPA; from the coding sequence ATGGTGAGCAGTTGGCGGGTACAGCAGGTGGCGCGCGTGGTGCGCAACGGCGGGGTGATCGCCTACCCGACCGAGGCTGTCTGGGGCCTGGGCTGCGATCCGTGGAACGCAGAGGCCGTCGAGCGCCTGCTGGCGCTGAAGGTGCGGCCGATCGACAAGGGCTTGATCCTGGTCGCCGACAGCATTGGCCAATTCGACTTTCTCCTCGAAGACTTTCCCGAGCTCTGGCTGGATCGCCTGGCCAGCACCTGGCCGGGGCCGAATACCTGGCTGGTGCCGCACCAGAACCGTCTCCCCGCGTGGATTACCGGCCAGCACAACAGCGTGGCCTTGCGCGTCAGCGGCCACCCGCTGGTGCGTGAGCTGTGCGCGTTGACCGGCCCGCTGGTGTCCACCTCGGCCAATCCCGCCGGCCGCCCGCCGGCGCGGACGCGGCTGCGGATCCAGCAGTACTTTCCTGGGCAGCTCGACGCGGTGCTCGCTGGCCCCCTGGGCGGGCGCAAGAATCCCAGCGTGATTCGTGATCTGGTCAGCGGTCAGGTGGTACGTCCGGCGTGA
- the betC gene encoding choline-sulfatase, which yields MKRPNILFIMADQMAAPLLPFYNADSPIKLPNLSRLAGEGVLFDSAYCNSPLCAPSRFTLVSGQLPSKIGAYDNAADFPADVPTYAHYLRRLGYKTALSGKMHFCGPDQLHGYEERLTSDIYPADYGWAVNWDEPEVRPSWYHNMSSVLQAGPCVRTNQLDFDEEVVFKAQQYLFDHVRSEGEQPFCLTVSMTHPHDPYSIPKAFWDLYSDDDIELPRVQLRQEEQDPHSRRLLKVYDLWDKPLPEAKIRDARRAYYGACSYIDSNVGKLLQTLEETGLAEDTLIVFSGDHGDMLGERGLWYKMHWFEMSARVPLLVHAPGQFAARRVSAAVSTADLLPTLVELAGGSIETNLPLDGRSLLAHLQGDGGHDEVFGEYMAEGSIGPLMMIRRGPYKFIYSEQDPCLLFDLQSDPDELEELSQSPQHQALFAAFVTEARAKWDIPAIHRQVLASQRRRRFVDQALTIGQMKSWDHQPLVDASQQYVRNHIDLDDLERRARFPKP from the coding sequence GCTGCCGTTCTACAACGCCGACTCGCCGATCAAGCTGCCCAACCTCAGCCGCCTGGCCGGCGAAGGCGTACTGTTCGATTCCGCCTACTGCAACAGCCCGCTCTGCGCGCCCTCGCGTTTCACCCTGGTCAGCGGCCAGCTGCCGAGCAAGATCGGCGCCTACGACAATGCCGCCGACTTCCCCGCCGACGTGCCGACCTATGCCCATTACCTGCGTCGGCTCGGCTACAAGACCGCGCTGTCCGGCAAGATGCACTTCTGCGGCCCGGACCAGCTGCACGGCTACGAGGAACGCCTGACCAGCGACATCTACCCGGCCGACTACGGCTGGGCGGTGAACTGGGACGAGCCGGAGGTGCGCCCGAGCTGGTACCACAACATGTCCTCGGTGCTGCAAGCCGGGCCCTGCGTGCGCACCAACCAGCTGGATTTCGACGAGGAGGTGGTGTTCAAGGCGCAGCAATATCTGTTCGATCATGTGCGTAGCGAAGGTGAACAGCCGTTCTGCCTGACCGTGTCCATGACCCACCCGCATGACCCCTACAGCATCCCCAAGGCGTTCTGGGATCTGTATAGCGACGACGATATCGAACTGCCGCGCGTGCAACTGCGCCAGGAGGAGCAGGACCCCCATTCGCGGCGTCTGCTCAAGGTCTACGACCTCTGGGACAAGCCACTGCCCGAAGCCAAGATCCGCGATGCACGCCGCGCCTATTACGGCGCCTGCAGCTATATCGACAGCAACGTCGGCAAACTCCTGCAAACCCTAGAGGAAACCGGGCTGGCCGAAGACACCCTGATCGTCTTCTCCGGTGACCACGGCGACATGCTTGGCGAGCGCGGCCTCTGGTACAAGATGCACTGGTTCGAGATGTCCGCGCGGGTGCCGCTGCTGGTCCATGCGCCAGGGCAGTTCGCCGCACGGCGGGTCAGCGCCGCGGTGTCCACCGCCGACCTGTTGCCGACCCTGGTGGAACTGGCCGGCGGCTCGATCGAAACCAATCTGCCGCTGGACGGCCGCTCTCTGCTGGCACATTTGCAGGGTGACGGCGGGCATGACGAGGTGTTCGGCGAATATATGGCCGAAGGCAGCATCGGCCCGCTGATGATGATTCGCCGCGGCCCCTACAAATTCATCTATTCCGAACAGGACCCCTGCCTGCTATTCGACCTGCAAAGCGACCCGGACGAGCTGGAAGAACTCAGCCAGTCGCCGCAGCACCAGGCGCTGTTCGCCGCCTTTGTGACGGAGGCGCGTGCCAAGTGGGACATCCCCGCCATTCACCGACAGGTGCTGGCCAGCCAGCGCCGCCGCCGTTTCGTCGACCAGGCCCTGACTATCGGCCAGATGAAGAGCTGGGACCACCAGCCGCTGGTCGACGCCAGCCAGCAGTACGTGCGCAACCATATCGACCTGGACGATCTGGAGCGCAGGGCGCGCTTTCCTAAGCCATAG